A stretch of Paludisphaera borealis DNA encodes these proteins:
- a CDS encoding metal-dependent hydrolase, with the protein MSTRLRWLGHSALLLENDGKNVLIDPFLTGNPKAAITADEAPADLILISHGHGDHVGDAVAIAKRTGAAVATNYEISEWLKQPARGLKRVEGLQHGGGFTFDDWVRVKLTLAFHGSALPDGSNGGNPCGFLLTFPDGVKVYDAADTALFGDMALIGEEGIDLALLPIGDYYTMGPDDSIRAVKLLKPRYVAPIHYNTFPLIAQDVAAWAKRIENETDAHPVLLEPGDWFTITK; encoded by the coding sequence ATGTCCACCCGGCTCCGATGGCTCGGGCACTCCGCCCTCCTCCTGGAAAACGACGGCAAGAACGTCCTGATCGACCCGTTCCTGACGGGCAACCCGAAGGCGGCGATCACGGCCGACGAGGCGCCCGCCGACCTGATCTTGATCTCGCACGGGCACGGCGACCACGTTGGCGACGCGGTCGCGATCGCCAAGCGGACCGGGGCAGCCGTCGCGACCAACTATGAGATCAGCGAGTGGCTCAAGCAGCCTGCCCGAGGGCTCAAGCGGGTCGAAGGGCTTCAGCACGGCGGCGGGTTCACCTTCGACGACTGGGTCCGCGTCAAGCTGACGCTCGCCTTCCACGGCTCGGCCCTGCCCGACGGCTCCAACGGCGGCAACCCCTGCGGCTTCCTCCTGACCTTCCCCGACGGCGTGAAGGTGTACGACGCGGCCGACACCGCCCTGTTCGGCGACATGGCCCTGATCGGCGAGGAAGGGATCGACCTGGCCCTGCTGCCGATCGGCGACTACTACACGATGGGCCCCGACGACTCCATCCGCGCCGTCAAGCTGCTCAAGCCCAGGTACGTCGCCCCCATCCACTACAACACGTTCCCGTTGATCGCCCAGGACGTCGCCGCCTGGGCCAAACGAATCGAGAACGAGACCGACGCGCATCCCGTGCTCCTCGAACCGGGCGACTGGTTCACGATTACGAAGTGA
- a CDS encoding GNAT family N-acetyltransferase, with protein MAARTILLADHALARRIEAAWDRVGVENARSALRRRPDCGAEILAVGEGHAVYLGAGSPLSQAQGIGLNGPVAESDVARMEAFFLDRATPCQIEVASTADPSFPTLLSARGFAILELTHMLALPLAGWTPPDRPGEGAGPEIVVERVEADRIEAWVDVVLGGFFDGDEPPAALREGAIAMAMVQGVTAWQAKVDGRPAGGASLLVIDGLGLMAGDGTLAEFRGRGVQTALLSARLAHARDAGCDLAVTCTQPATGSQRNAERLGFQIVYARAMLTRG; from the coding sequence TTGGCCGCGCGTACGATTCTGTTGGCCGACCACGCCCTGGCGAGACGGATCGAGGCGGCCTGGGACCGGGTCGGCGTCGAGAACGCGCGGTCGGCCTTGAGGCGACGGCCGGACTGCGGGGCCGAAATCCTGGCCGTGGGCGAGGGTCATGCGGTCTACCTCGGGGCGGGGTCGCCGCTCTCGCAGGCCCAGGGGATCGGGCTGAACGGACCCGTGGCCGAGTCCGACGTCGCGCGGATGGAGGCGTTCTTTCTGGACCGCGCGACCCCCTGCCAGATCGAGGTCGCCTCGACGGCCGACCCGTCGTTCCCGACGCTCCTGAGCGCCCGGGGCTTCGCGATCCTGGAGCTGACGCACATGCTCGCCCTGCCGCTGGCCGGCTGGACGCCCCCGGACCGACCGGGGGAGGGCGCCGGGCCTGAGATCGTCGTCGAACGGGTGGAGGCCGACCGGATCGAGGCGTGGGTCGACGTGGTGCTCGGCGGCTTTTTCGACGGCGACGAGCCCCCGGCGGCGCTCCGCGAGGGGGCGATCGCGATGGCGATGGTCCAGGGCGTGACCGCCTGGCAGGCGAAGGTCGACGGCCGGCCGGCGGGGGGCGCCTCGCTGCTGGTCATCGACGGCCTGGGCCTGATGGCCGGCGACGGCACCCTCGCCGAGTTTCGCGGCCGAGGCGTCCAGACCGCCCTCCTGTCCGCCCGCCTCGCCCACGCCCGAGACGCCGGCTGCGACCTGGCCGTCACCTGCACCCAACCCGCCACCGGCTCCCAACGCAACGCCGAGCGCCTGGGTTTCCAGATCGTCTACGCCCGCGCCATGCTCACCCGCGGCTGA
- a CDS encoding FG-GAP-like repeat-containing protein, with protein sequence MLTVAVLAVSGFGWWAVAQRRFATSLEQTRRLMEAARFPEARERLLSLRSSRPRDPEVGYRFGVCEHAAGRIPDSLAAWSSVPPGTEWWLKAGLARAKTLVGDLGRFSEAEAILESLLDAPGSAAERDGARRTLAELYFWEGRRPDVQRLIKAAWRNTTDPVGDLRDHWKAETAPTLFEVVREEIEQAAAKAPDDDRVWLAQADLAVQTGRLAEAEAKLDQCLKARPDDPAVWRARFELARVGDDLEAALRCLPHLPAERFTDAEQLDVRAWLSRRGGDLLAERAALERLVVVAPGDSRAIDRLAALAAESGEADKARELRQRKAARDAAKDRYRLLMDEPLAPARFAELASLSESIGRTFEARGWWTLRAAFAPSNPTAKEALARLREPSRTSSPSPDVTLADLLKSDEPRSSPRLSREPAAPSTPPTTTASAPSFRDDAEAAGLRFEFDNGRSPQRQIPETTAGGVALLDYDGDGWMDVYVVQGGAFPANPERPYQGDRLFRNLGDGRFEDATERSGIARMAKGFGHGVTVGDIDNDGHPDLFVTRWRSYALYRNRGDGTFADVTADFGLDGDRDWPTSAAFADLDNDGDLDLYVCHYLVWDADHPTLCPRVTVSKASELSEPDQRYNYCTPRPFAALPDHLFRNDGARFVDVTAEAGIIDAEGRGLGVVAADVDADGLVDLFVANDTTANYLWHNLGGMKFEERGLDSGVACNAGGAYQAGMGTACGDIDGDGRLDLFVTNFYGESTTCFRNLGNGVFGDHGGRLGLAGPSRYLLGFGVCLFDANNDGRLDVAIANGHVNDDRPDYPYQMPTLFLVGGADGRLTDVTEAAGPPWTVPRVSRGLATGDLDNDGRVDVVVLPQKSPLGFFHNLTTKGRFLTLTLEGTSSNRDGVGAVVTVTVDGRRLRRWRTGGGSFQSASDPRLHFGLEAAERVDSIEVRWPSGRVDQYPTTAADRGYRLREGESTPIPLPGPRGR encoded by the coding sequence ATGCTGACCGTCGCGGTCCTGGCGGTCTCGGGGTTCGGATGGTGGGCCGTCGCGCAACGGCGGTTCGCGACCTCCTTGGAGCAGACCCGACGATTGATGGAAGCCGCCCGATTTCCGGAGGCGAGGGAGCGGCTCCTCAGCCTTCGGTCGTCCCGCCCGCGCGATCCCGAGGTCGGCTACCGATTCGGGGTCTGCGAACACGCCGCGGGGCGCATTCCAGACTCGCTGGCGGCCTGGTCGAGCGTGCCCCCCGGTACGGAGTGGTGGCTCAAGGCCGGCCTGGCGCGTGCGAAGACGCTCGTCGGAGACCTGGGACGGTTCAGCGAGGCGGAGGCGATCCTCGAGTCGCTCCTTGACGCGCCCGGCTCCGCGGCGGAACGCGACGGGGCGCGTCGCACCCTGGCGGAACTGTATTTCTGGGAGGGCCGGCGCCCGGACGTCCAGAGGCTCATCAAGGCGGCGTGGCGCAATACGACCGACCCGGTGGGCGACCTCCGCGACCATTGGAAGGCTGAGACTGCGCCGACCTTGTTCGAAGTCGTTCGGGAGGAGATCGAGCAAGCGGCGGCGAAGGCGCCGGACGACGACCGCGTCTGGCTGGCCCAGGCCGATCTGGCCGTCCAGACCGGCCGGCTCGCGGAAGCGGAAGCCAAGCTCGATCAGTGCTTGAAGGCGCGCCCGGACGATCCCGCCGTCTGGCGGGCGCGATTCGAGCTGGCGCGCGTCGGCGACGATCTCGAGGCGGCCCTCCGCTGCCTGCCGCACCTGCCGGCCGAGCGGTTCACCGACGCGGAGCAGCTCGACGTCCGAGCCTGGTTGTCGCGGCGAGGAGGCGACCTCCTTGCGGAGCGCGCGGCCCTCGAACGTCTCGTCGTGGTCGCGCCCGGCGATTCGAGGGCGATCGACCGGCTGGCCGCGCTCGCGGCGGAGTCGGGCGAAGCCGACAAGGCGCGCGAGTTGCGCCAGCGAAAGGCGGCCCGCGACGCCGCCAAGGACCGCTACCGCTTGCTGATGGACGAGCCGCTCGCGCCGGCCCGGTTCGCCGAGTTGGCCTCGCTTTCGGAGTCGATCGGCCGGACCTTCGAGGCGCGCGGGTGGTGGACCCTCCGCGCGGCCTTCGCGCCGTCCAACCCCACCGCCAAAGAGGCGCTGGCCAGGCTGCGCGAGCCGTCCCGGACCTCAAGCCCGTCGCCGGACGTCACGCTCGCCGACTTGCTCAAATCGGACGAGCCCCGATCGAGCCCGCGCCTGAGCCGCGAACCGGCGGCCCCGTCGACACCGCCGACGACGACGGCCTCCGCGCCGAGCTTCCGCGACGACGCCGAGGCCGCCGGCTTGCGGTTCGAGTTCGACAACGGACGCTCGCCGCAACGCCAGATCCCCGAGACCACCGCCGGCGGGGTCGCGCTGCTCGACTACGACGGCGACGGCTGGATGGACGTGTACGTCGTCCAGGGGGGGGCGTTCCCGGCGAATCCCGAGCGGCCCTACCAGGGGGATCGGTTGTTCCGGAATCTCGGCGACGGGCGGTTCGAGGACGCGACCGAACGCTCGGGCATTGCGCGGATGGCGAAAGGTTTCGGACACGGCGTCACCGTGGGCGACATCGACAACGACGGCCACCCGGACCTTTTCGTCACGAGATGGCGGTCGTACGCTCTGTATCGGAACCGCGGCGACGGGACGTTCGCGGACGTGACCGCCGACTTCGGCCTCGACGGCGACCGTGATTGGCCGACGTCGGCCGCCTTCGCCGACCTCGACAACGACGGCGACCTCGACCTTTACGTCTGCCATTACCTCGTCTGGGACGCCGACCACCCCACGCTCTGCCCCAGGGTGACCGTGTCAAAGGCCAGCGAGCTTTCCGAGCCGGACCAGCGCTACAACTACTGCACGCCTCGCCCCTTCGCCGCCTTGCCCGACCACCTGTTCCGCAACGACGGCGCGCGGTTCGTCGACGTCACCGCCGAGGCCGGCATCATCGACGCCGAGGGCCGAGGGCTCGGCGTCGTCGCGGCGGACGTCGACGCCGACGGTCTCGTCGATCTGTTCGTCGCCAACGACACCACGGCGAACTATCTCTGGCACAACCTCGGGGGCATGAAGTTCGAGGAACGTGGGCTCGACAGCGGCGTCGCCTGCAACGCGGGGGGGGCGTACCAGGCCGGGATGGGGACCGCGTGCGGCGACATCGACGGCGACGGCCGCCTCGACCTGTTCGTGACGAATTTCTACGGTGAGTCGACCACCTGTTTTCGGAACCTCGGGAACGGGGTGTTCGGCGATCATGGCGGCCGCCTCGGCCTGGCCGGTCCCAGCCGATACCTCCTGGGGTTCGGCGTCTGCCTCTTCGACGCCAACAACGACGGTCGACTGGATGTAGCGATCGCCAACGGTCACGTCAACGACGACCGCCCCGATTACCCGTACCAGATGCCGACCCTGTTCCTGGTCGGCGGCGCCGACGGCCGCCTCACCGACGTGACCGAGGCCGCCGGCCCGCCATGGACCGTCCCGCGCGTCTCCCGAGGGCTCGCGACGGGGGACCTCGACAACGACGGACGGGTCGACGTCGTCGTTCTCCCGCAGAAGTCGCCGCTCGGGTTCTTCCACAACCTGACCACGAAGGGCCGGTTCCTGACGCTCACGCTCGAAGGAACCTCGTCGAACCGCGACGGCGTCGGCGCGGTCGTCACCGTCACGGTCGACGGACGCCGACTCCGCCGATGGCGGACGGGCGGGGGAAGCTTCCAATCCGCGTCCGACCCACGCCTCCACTTCGGATTGGAGGCCGCGGAGCGAGTCGACTCGATCGAAGTCCGCTGGCCCTCGGGCCGCGTCGACCAGTACCCGACGACGGCCGCCGATCGGGGTTATCGACTCCGCGAAGGAGAGTCGACGCCGATCCCGCTGCCCGGCCCTCGGGGCCGTTGA
- a CDS encoding DUF1559 domain-containing protein: MNSRSPYHRAFTLIELLVVIAIIAVLIALLLPAVQSAREAARRAQCVNNLKQLALATHNYHSSNNALPPLFTNFGFGSAGPNAPAGAWPLGWMVSLLGYIEQQPLFNAANYSFGASDNPNASTLSVAKVSSFVCPSESLKTGGWIASSFTNYHANFGGPASMASWSGPFVPFRADNNGNPGSNNAVTTSNMGSFGFESITDGTSNTALISEKLIGLAGYVGGATPGTSNAKRVSYQSSVSLGWDTATGSADAQAFYAACKSVPSTTAPTNPTQWSGSCWTGSHAGTLHFNSYDHLMTPNGLSCVAANSWGGAPGGFNDAITATSNHSGGVNVAMVDGSVKFIKDSISPQTWWGLGTRNQGEIISSDSY; this comes from the coding sequence ATGAATTCAAGGTCCCCGTATCATCGCGCCTTCACGTTGATCGAACTCTTGGTCGTCATCGCCATTATCGCCGTGCTCATCGCGCTGTTGCTGCCCGCCGTGCAATCGGCGCGGGAGGCCGCCCGCCGCGCCCAGTGCGTCAACAACCTGAAACAGCTCGCGCTGGCGACGCACAACTACCACTCTTCCAACAACGCCCTACCGCCACTCTTCACGAATTTCGGGTTCGGGTCGGCCGGCCCGAACGCGCCCGCAGGGGCGTGGCCGCTCGGTTGGATGGTCAGCCTTTTGGGATACATTGAGCAGCAGCCCCTCTTCAACGCTGCGAACTACTCCTTCGGGGCGTCGGACAACCCGAACGCCAGCACGCTCAGCGTGGCCAAAGTGAGCTCCTTCGTATGCCCGTCGGAGAGCCTCAAGACCGGGGGCTGGATCGCCTCGTCGTTCACGAACTACCACGCCAACTTCGGCGGCCCGGCCTCGATGGCGTCGTGGAGCGGCCCGTTCGTACCGTTTCGGGCGGACAACAACGGCAATCCCGGATCTAACAATGCCGTCACCACCTCGAACATGGGCTCGTTCGGCTTCGAGTCCATCACGGACGGCACGAGCAACACCGCCTTGATCAGCGAGAAATTGATCGGCCTGGCGGGGTACGTGGGAGGTGCCACGCCCGGTACTTCCAACGCGAAGCGGGTCTCATACCAGTCGAGTGTGAGCCTCGGCTGGGACACGGCGACGGGCAGCGCGGACGCCCAGGCGTTCTACGCCGCCTGCAAGTCCGTGCCTTCGACCACGGCGCCGACCAATCCCACCCAGTGGTCGGGGTCCTGCTGGACCGGCAGCCACGCTGGCACCCTCCACTTCAACTCCTATGACCATCTGATGACTCCGAACGGCCTGTCGTGCGTCGCGGCCAACTCGTGGGGCGGGGCTCCCGGAGGGTTCAACGACGCGATCACGGCCACGAGCAACCACTCGGGGGGCGTGAACGTGGCGATGGTCGACGGCTCCGTCAAATTCATCAAGGACTCGATCTCCCCCCAGACCTGGTGGGGGCTCGGCACCCGCAACCAAGGCGAGATCATCAGCTCCGACTCGTATTGA
- a CDS encoding DUF1559 domain-containing protein — protein sequence MRKPRFGFTLIELLVVIAIIAVLIALLLPAVQSAREAARRSQCTNNLKQLGLAVHNYLSSNSVLPLQTMFPTASDQSWGWSYGWGLGLLPYMEQQPAFSSFNFSLGIFGNAGGNTYQQGNNTVCQLKIAGFLCPSDGVKKMPADPNGGTSYVGNYGGPGQLAAVGANGAFSGTIIPNGWYNDSNLGPIGIESIRDGSSNTAMFSERLIGLVGSPALTKADRDAKRAIFTAAGPVAGSGATGAMQFIAACNALPPTSPSARSDGNGYTWFAAYPWHVAVNAYTHVGAPNSVSCTNSADQGGWLSFTGPLGSAPPSSNHPGGVNLGMADGSVRFLKDSINLPTFWGIGTRNGGEVISADAY from the coding sequence ATGAGGAAACCACGTTTCGGTTTCACGCTGATCGAACTTTTGGTCGTCATCGCGATTATCGCCGTTTTGATTGCGCTTCTCTTGCCTGCCGTGCAGTCCGCCCGAGAGGCCGCCCGCCGCTCCCAGTGCACGAACAACCTGAAGCAGCTCGGGTTGGCCGTCCACAACTATCTCTCGTCGAACTCTGTGCTGCCGTTGCAGACGATGTTCCCGACGGCCTCGGACCAGAGTTGGGGCTGGAGCTACGGCTGGGGACTCGGTCTTCTGCCCTACATGGAGCAGCAGCCCGCGTTCAGCTCGTTCAATTTTTCGCTGGGGATCTTCGGCAACGCCGGTGGAAATACGTATCAGCAGGGGAACAACACGGTCTGCCAGCTCAAGATCGCGGGCTTCCTCTGTCCCTCCGACGGTGTCAAGAAGATGCCGGCGGACCCCAACGGCGGGACCAGTTACGTGGGCAACTACGGCGGCCCGGGCCAGCTCGCCGCGGTGGGCGCGAACGGAGCCTTCAGCGGAACGATCATCCCCAACGGGTGGTACAACGACTCCAATCTTGGGCCGATCGGGATCGAGTCGATCCGGGACGGGAGTTCGAACACCGCGATGTTCAGCGAACGGCTCATCGGCCTCGTTGGCAGCCCGGCGCTCACCAAAGCCGACAGGGACGCCAAGCGCGCCATCTTCACGGCGGCCGGTCCCGTCGCGGGTAGCGGTGCGACTGGCGCCATGCAGTTCATCGCCGCCTGCAACGCCCTTCCGCCCACGAGCCCGTCCGCCCGTTCCGACGGCAATGGTTACACTTGGTTCGCGGCTTATCCGTGGCATGTCGCGGTGAACGCCTATACGCACGTCGGCGCCCCGAACAGCGTGTCCTGCACGAATTCGGCGGACCAGGGAGGCTGGCTGAGCTTCACCGGGCCGCTGGGCTCGGCCCCGCCGTCCAGCAATCACCCGGGCGGCGTGAACTTGGGCATGGCTGACGGCTCGGTTCGGTTCCTCAAGGATTCGATCAACCTCCCGACGTTCTGGGGCATCGGCACCCGCAACGGCGGTGAAGTAATCAGCGCCGACGCCTATTGA